In Streptomyces sp. NBC_00344, the genomic window AGCATTCCCATGTTGTCGGGCACGGTGGCAGCGATGTCGAGGTTGTGGGTGACGATCAGCATCGTCGCGTCGAACTGTGCGTTGAGGTCGATCAACAGCTGGGAGATGTACGCGGTGCGGACGGGATCAAGTCCGGAGTCCGGCTCGTCGCAGAGGATGATCTGCGGATCGAGTACCAGTGCGCGGGCCAGGCCGGCCCGCTTGCGCATCCCGCCCGATATCTCACCGGGCAGCTTGTCCTCGGCTCCGACGAGGCCGACCATGTCCATCCGCTCCATGACGATGGCGCGGATCTCGGACTCCTTCTTCCGCGTGTGTTCGCGCAGCGGGAAGGCGATGTTGTCGAAGAGCGTCATCGAGCCGAAGAGCGCCCCGTCCTGGAACATCAGTCCGAAGAGCTTGCGTGTCTCGTAAATGTCACGCTCAGGGCTGTTCACCATGTCGACACCGTTGATGAGGACGCTGCCCCGCTCGGGCTTCATCAGCCCGATCAGCGACTTCAGGAAGACAGTCTTTCCGGTGCCGGACGGCCCGAGCATCACGCTCACCTCTCCGGGCGGCAGAGTGAGCGTCACGTCCTCCCAGACCGTCTGCCGGCCGAATGTCTTGGTCAGTCCTTCGACCTTCACTTCAATTCCCATCACACCTCCCGGGGTTGTGCGGACGACGTATGAATCAGCGCTGTGGCTTCGGGACTTCGATGGGGCTGCACCCCGGCTTGTCGGGATTCCCTATGAAACAGGGGGCGCCCTGGATCATCTTGATCTCGTTGTCCGGACCGCTGATCGCCGAGGTGAATATGGGGTCCAGGTCACTGCCGGTTCCGCAGCCGGTGAAGGACGGAA contains:
- a CDS encoding ABC transporter ATP-binding protein, encoding MGIEVKVEGLTKTFGRQTVWEDVTLTLPPGEVSVMLGPSGTGKTVFLKSLIGLMKPERGSVLINGVDMVNSPERDIYETRKLFGLMFQDGALFGSMTLFDNIAFPLREHTRKKESEIRAIVMERMDMVGLVGAEDKLPGEISGGMRKRAGLARALVLDPQIILCDEPDSGLDPVRTAYISQLLIDLNAQFDATMLIVTHNLDIAATVPDNMGMLFCRSLVTFGPREVLLTSEEPVVEQFLSGRREGPIGMAEEKDAATLAKELREGRGPDRARPRTIAPQLEPSPGLPSRQAVRRRRERVLSMMSELPPAARSAIERSDAPTGGGVQT